GGCGCCAGCCGGAAGTCGTATTCCGCCGTCCAGAACGGCGCCTTCATCTCGCGGCCATCCGGCGCGCGGCCGGGGGCATGCGGCTGGAATTCGACGATCAGGCTGTCGCGCACGCCGAAAACGACGTCGGATTCGATGTACGGGCTATTGGCGACGAAGATATGCGTGGTGATATCCACGTGGCCCGGCGCCGACACCTTGAAGTGGATATGGCCGGGCCGGTTGGGATGCTGGCCGAAACCCTGGACCATCCTGCCGACCGGGCCATCCATGGGAATGGGGTAGTAGCTCGGCCGGATGGACCAGAAGGCATAACGGCCCTGCGCGTCGGTGCGCAAACGCGCGCGCGCCAGCATTTCGTTCTGGCCCGCGACCTGCATGTCGTAGACGCCTTCGCCGTCGCCGGACCAGATATCGAGCAGGACACCCGCCAGGGGCCGCCCGGCGGTGTCCGTGACCCGGCCGTGGTAATACGCGGGCTCGCCGCGCACGCCTTCGGCGATATTGCTGCCCAGTTCGCGCTCGGGCGCGCCTTCCCAGTAGTACGGGCCCTGGACGGTAGCCTCCGTGGCAGGCGTGGCGGCGACTCCCTCGGGCACCGAGGCCGAGGCCCGGGCCTGGGCCAACATGACGACCTGCATGGACGCCCCCAAGGTATCGGACAAAAGAATGAATTCCTGGCGTTTGTCGGTACAGGTCTGGCCCGTGGCCGTCAGGAACTCGATGGCCGCCATCCACTCCTCGGGCGTCAGGTCGACCTCTCGGATGAACTCATGCAGTTTGGTGACGAGGGTCGTCATCAACAGCCGGAAACGCGGGTCGGGTGTATTGGCGACGCGTTCGAGGACGGTCCGGGTCAGATGCAGGGGATCGCTGTGTTGCATGGATGTCTCCGTAGTCCGGCGCTTGTATCAGGTTCGGGGAGGTCCGGCGCGTCGCGCGGCGGCCATCCAGCGCACGCGCATCGGCTTCAGCACCAGAATGGACAGCAGCGCGGCCGCGACGTCAAGCGCGATGATGCAGTGGAACACGATGTCCCACGACCGGGTTTTCTCGAAAAGCAGGGCGGCGATGGGACCGCCCAGCACCGAACCGACGGCGGTCGCGATCAGCAGGTAGCCGAAATTGCGCGCGGCGTGGCGCGTACCGAACACATCGGCCTGCAGCGAGGGGAACAGGGAATAGATCTCGCCCCAGCCGAAGAAGACCACGGCGGATAGCACGACGAAGGCGACGGGATGGGTTCCGAGCTTGAGCAGCAGGAATATGGACAAGGCCTCCAGCAGGAAGGCCAGCAGCATGGTCGGTTCGCGGCCTATCCTGTCCGACACCCAACCGAAGAACGGCCGGGTCAATCCGTTGGCGGCGCGATCCAGCGTCAAGGCCAGGGGCAGGGCGGCCATGCCCAGCACGAGCGTCGTGTTCGTGATGCCGAAATGGGAGGCCAGCGCCCCCAGCTGGGAAATCGCCATCAGACCACCGGTCGCGACCATCGCCATGATGGCGAACATCAGCCAGAACAGGGGGGTACGCAGCATCTGGCTGGGTGTGTAGCCCGTTGCAGCCGTGTCCGGCGCAACGGGCCCGTGGCCGGCATACTGCCGCCCGGGCGATTCGAGACGCTTCATACCCAGCGCCGCCAGGACGATGATGGCGGCCAGGACGATCCCGAACATGACCAGCGTGTCCTGCAGGCCGCTGTCGCGCAGGCTGCCGGCGATCGGAAACGTGGTGACGATGGCGCCCAGGCCGTAGCAGCCGGCCACCATGCCGACGGCGAAGCCCCGTCGCCGGGGAAACCACTGCACCATCAGTTCGACTACGGCGACGTAGACCCAGCCCGTACCGATCCCGGACAGGACGCCATAGGTGAGGTACAGCATAGGCAGCGACGTGACGTAGGCGGAACTGACCCAGCTAAGACCCACCAGCACCCCGCCCATGATGACGAAGGTGCGCGAGGACACGCGGGCGGCCAGCTCGCCGTGGAGAGGGCCGATGCCGCACTGGCAGATGCTGAAAAGCGCGAAGGTCACCTGCAGCGCGGAAAGCGACACTCCGAGCGACGCCTGCATGGGTTGGACGAACAGGGCCCATACGTACTGGGGACTGGAGATCGCCAGCATCGCGATCATGCCCAGGGCCAGCTGGACCCAGGGCGTGCTTTCCGTGCGCTTGAGCGTCAGCGCATCCAGCGAGGACGTGGAAGGATTTGGCGCGGACATGTTGTCTCCGGCATGGAAGCCTGAAGGGCTTCTCGATTCTTGTCGGCGTACTGCTGCAACGAAGACTAATCGCGGTCCGCGGATGATTGAAATGGTGAATTTCGCGGGTAATCAGTGATGCCATCGATGGATGGCGCCGGGGGCCAGCCAATGCTCGTCTCGCAATGGCGTCTGCGACCGAAAGCGCACCCGAGCTTGTCGCGCCTTACGGTTAGGGTCCTGTCCACCATGATTTGCGAGGGTCGCTGTCGTCCGTTTGTAGTCCGTTCCGTGCGCGGCCGGGCCGGCCCGCGAGAGCGCGACGCCGTGCGGGCTTTTTCTTGCGCGCGCCGCGGCCTATGGTAATCCCGGATATCGGATTTCCCGTCGCCGCCGCGACGGAATTATTCGTTTTTGCCGCCACGCCTGCGTTCCTATACTTCCCCACGAACCGCAACCAAGGGGAAACGCATTCATGGAAATGCAAGTCGAACGCACACGGGATCTTGCCGAAGGCGAGGAAGTCACCATACTCGACACGTCGGCGCCAGGCCGGCCGCCGATACGCGACACGCCGCTCGATGGGCCCATCGTCTGGGAGCGCGACACGCTGGCGCCGGATGACGGCATCATCCATATCGGCGACGATGGCCTGGCCGAAATCGACGCCTTCGTCGAGTCTTTGCGCCGCAATCCGCTGCCCACCCTGCTGCTGACGCCCACGGATTTCGACATGCCGCGCTGCATGGCCATGATGCGCCGCGCCCGCGAAATCCTGCAGGACGGCGTCGGCTTCGTGATCCTGGACAAGGTGCCGGTGCAGCGGTATTCGCTAGAGGAAAACCGCGCCATCTACTGGATGCTGGGGCAGATGGTGGCCCGGCCGGTGGCGCAGAGTTTCGACGGCAAGATGATCTACGACGTGAAGGACCAGGGCCGTGCCTACAGCACCTCGGTGCGCGGCGACACGACCAGCAAGGATCAGAACTTCCATACCGACAACAACTACAACCTATGCCCGCCGCACTATGTGGCCTTGTTCTGCCTGCATCCGGCCATGGCGGGCGGCATCAACAGCATCGTCAGTTTCTATTCGGTCTACAACGAGATGCTGAAGCGGCATCCCATCGAACTCATCGAGCGCCTGTACCAACCGTTCCTGGCGAACCGCCAGCGCGAACACTATCCCGGCGATCCGATGGTGCTGAGCCGTCCGCTGTTCACTTATGACGGAGAATGGCTGAACTGCAAGCTGTCGCGCCATCAGACCCTCAGCGGCTATCACCTGGCAGGGCAGGAGCTGGATCCGCTGGGTTTCGAAGCCTTGGACGCGCTGGAATCCATCATGCGCGAAGAACGCTGGAACCGTGAGTTCTTCTTCGAACGCGGCCAGATCCAGATCGTCGACAATCGGCGTTGCGGGCATCGCCGCACGGGGTTCGTGGATTATCCCGAACCGGAGCGCAAGCGGCACTTGCTGCGGCTGTGGCTGCGCGATGAAGGACGCCGCTCATATCACGGTTGATGCGCGGACCGCCATAAAAAGCTGTATAGAGCCGTCAGCGGCGAAGGCGAGGGGACATGGACACCGGCCTTCCGGATAACGACACAAGGGGTATTCCATGGACATTTCCTGCGCGATGCGTGGCATCGGCACGCGCCTGCTGGCGGCGTTGTCATTAATTCTTCCGTTGGGATGGGCGGGAACGGCGCACGCCGGCGCCTATCCCGAGCGGCCCATCAAGATCATCGTTCCGTTCACGCCGGGCGGCACGTCCGACGTGCTGGCGCGCACGCTGGCCGAACAGATGACCCTGGACCTGGGCCAGCCCGTCGTCGTGGAGAACCGCCCGGGTGCCGGCAGCGCGCTGGGTACCGGCGTCGTGGCGCGCAGCGCGCCGGACGGCTACACGCTGCTGATGGGGTCCAGCTCGGCGCTGGCGGTCAATCCCGCCCTGCAGGACGACCTGCCGTACGACGCCGCGCGCAGCTTCGTGCCGATCTCGCTGGTGGCGGGAATCCAGAACATCCTGCTGGTCAATCCGTCGCTGCCGGTCAAGAATGTGCAAGAGCTGATCGCCTACGGCAAGACGCACAAGCTGTTCTACGGCAGCGCGGGCACGGGGTCGTCGCCGCATATGTCGGCCGAGTTGTTCGAATCCATGGCCGGCATCGAGATGACCCATGTGCCATTCAAGGGCGGACCGCAAGCGGTGAGCGAAGTGGTGGCGGGGCGCGTGGACCTGATCTTCGACAATATGCCGACCGCCGCGACGATGGTGAAGTCCGGGCAGTTGCGCGGCCTGGCCGTGACCGGCGCGCATGGGTCTCCCATGGTTCCCCAGATTCCGACGGTGGCTTCCCAGGGCCTGCCGGGATACGACGTGACGGTCTGGTATGGCCTGGTGGCGCCCGCGGGCACGCCGCAGGCCATCGTCGATATGCTCAGCAAGGAAACCGCCAAGATCCTGGCGCGCGACGATATCCGGAAGAAGCTGATCGGCATCGGCACCGAGCCGCAAAGCATGACGCCGGCGGCCTTTGGCGAGTTCATGACGGGCGAGCGCGCCAAGTGGGCGCAGGTCATCCAGAAGGCGGGAATCAAGACCGCCGCGCGTTGATGCCGGCAGGGCTGTTCAGGCCGGCGGCATCGCTTCCCGCGGGAAGTCGCTGGCCTCGGCCGCGAGCAGCGCCACGGCCGTGACCAGCGGGCTGGTATTGCCGCGCTGGTGCACGGCGACGAATTCCAGTCGTGGGAAGGCGGGCGACGTGTCCAGCACGGTCAACAGCCCGGCCAACACCTCGTTCCGATGCGAGGCACGGTGAAGCAGCCCCACGCCCAGGCCCGCCGCGATCAGCTTGGCCGCCACCCCCATGTCGCTACAGGAGATCAAGGGGTTGTATTCCACCCCCGCCGCGCCGAACCACTGCGCGATCGCGGGGTAGTGCGGCGAGGCCTGCGACAGGCCGACGATGGGATACTGCGCCAGATCCGCGGGCGTCAACGTGCTTTCGACTGGCAGCTCCAGTTCCGGCGAAGCCATCCATACGAATTCGTCATGGCCAAGCGACACCGATTCCAGCGTGGGATCGGTGATGGGCGCGCCGGCAAAGGCGATGTCCAGCTCGCCGGATCGCACCATTTGCAGCAAGGGGGCCGTCAAGCCAAGCCGGATTTCGAAGCGGACGCGCGGATAGCGCGCGCGGATGGCGGCGATCAGCCGCGGCAGCCAGGTATGGGCAATGCGCCCGGCCACACCCATGCGCAATAGCCCGGCGATGGCCTCCGGTTCGCCCAGATGGAAGCTGATGCGCTCGGACAGGGCGATGATCTGCTTTGCCCAGGGAAGGATCTCCTCGCCCTTGGCCGTCAATTGCAGTCCGTGGTGCGAGCGGTCGAACAGCTCGACGCCCCAGGTGGTTTCCAGCTCGCGTATGCGCGTCGAAATGGTCGATTGCGTCGCGTGCAGGGCCTTGGCCGCGGCGGCGAAGCTGCCCAGCTGCGCCACGCGCGCGAACGAAACGAGTTGCCGGATGTTCATTCACGCAGTGTGGCGCGACGGGTCCGTCCCCGCAATCGGTGGAAGCACGGTGTTGGCGGCCTAAGCCAGGTCGGCGGGAAATTCAGTTGCTCGCGCGGAATGACATGCGACAGCGCTTCGCGAATGGCGGCTTGCCGCTGCGGTAGCTGCCGCTACGGGACGCGGCGTGTGGCCGGCCGGCGCCCCTGGAAGAACGCGGGGCGACCCAGGCCTAGAACGTCGCCTGCGGCAACTGCCGTTTGTCGAAGACCAGATGCGCTTGCGCGTCCTCCGGTATGGGCGGCAGGCTGGCGTCCCACACGCGCCAAGCCTCCATCAATTCAGCCAGTTTTCCGGGTTCGCGGTCGCGCAGGTTGGCGCGTTCCCGCTCATCCTTGGACAGATCGAAAAGGTACGGTATGCCTTCCACCTGCAGATACTTCCAATTCCCCCGGATCAGCGCACGCTGGTCGCGATGTTTCATACGCCAGCAAAGGTCGCGCTCGACGGACGTACCGCCGCGCAGCAGGGGCAGCAGCGATATGCCGTCCATTGGGTAGCCTGGCGCCGCCTCGACACCGGCGGCATCCAGGAAGGTCGCGGTCCAGTCCATGGTCATGTGCGGCAGGCTGCTGAGCACGCCGCCGGGAAGGCCGTTCGGCCAGCTCGCCAATACCGGCACCCGTATGCCGCCCTCCAGCAGATCCATCTTCTGGCCCACGAAGGGCCAGTTGTTGGAAAAGCGCTCCCCGCCGTTGTCGCTGGTGAAAACGATGAAGGTATCTTCGAGGATGCCTTTCTTTTCCAGGGCGGAAATAATCCAGCCCACGCCTTCGTCCATGTGGTGGATCATGCGCTGGTACGTGCGTATCGAGCCGCCGTCCAGGTGTTTGCCTATGCCGGCGATGCGCCGGGATTCTTCGGCGTCCTCGCGGGTCAGCCAGGGCCAGTGCGGCGCGCTGTAGTGCAGGCTGATCAGGAAGGGCCGCGAATCGTCGGCGGCCGCAATGTAGTCGCAGGCACGCTGGCTCAACAGATCGGTAAGGTAGCCCTGGCGTTCGATCGCCTGGTCGTTTTCCCATAGGTCCGGCCTGCCGCGCGGATCGCAATGCGCGAAGTAATCGGAGCCCCCGGCATGGAAGCCGAAAAAATAGTCGTATCCGGATTTCGTGGGGCCGAAATGGGGTGGGGGGCCCAGATGCCATTTCCCTATCAACGCGGTGTCGTATCCCGCCGTCCTCAATAGGGAAGGCAGCGTCGGGTGTTCCGGCGCAAGCCCCAAAACCTTGTCGTCACGCATGACCGTCGGCAAGGGCTCTTCGGAGCCGCCGCGAAGCCGGTATTGCCATCTGCCTGTGATAAGAGCAAAACGGGTGGGGGAGCACACCGCGGAGTTGGAGTATCCACGCGTGAAGCGCACGCCGCCGGCCGCGAGCCGGTCCAGGTTCGGCGAGATATCCGCCGGCCTGTTGCGCTCGTCCAGGGCCCCGGTGCAGCCGAGATCGGCATAGCCCAGGTCATCGGCCAGGATGAATATGAAATTGGGGCGTCTGGAGGGTGTCATCTTCGTCATGGGACATCAAGCGCCCCGTTCGGATTTCGCGGTCGTTGCGCTGGTACGCGTGGTATGCCGGGCTACTGCAGGGTGATGTTCGCTTTTTTGGCGATCATGCGGGATTGTTCGATGCTGGCACGGGCGAACGCGGTGGGGTCCTGGGCTTCCTTGCCGGGAGCATCCAGTCCGCTCGCCTTGAGCAGCGTCAGAATCTGCGGCGTCCGCAGTGCGTCGTCGACCGCTCGCCTGAATTTCTGGATGACGGCCTCCGGCGTTCCGGCCGGCATCGCCGCGACGTACCACTGGGTCAGATTGAAGCCGGCAATACCCGCTTCCTCGAACGTCGGGACGTCAGGCAGGCTGGCGACGCGATTGGGTGAGGTGACCGCGTATGCGATCAGCTTGCCGTCCAGAACCTGCGGGAGGACCGTGGACACGCCCAGGAATCCCAGGGTGACCTGTCCGCCCATCACATTGGCCAAGGCCTGGCTGCCGCCCTTGTAGGGCACATGCACCATCTGCGCTTGCAGCGCCAGGTTGAACATCGCGCCGGCGATGTGTTGGCCCGTGCCCACCCCGGAGCTCGCATAGGTGAAGGCGTTGGGCGTCTTCTCGATGGCGGCCCGGAGCTGCTTGAAATCGGCAGGCCCGTTCGCGGCGCCGACCATGACCACCGCGCCCTCGGCCAGGGTAGCCACCCCGACGAGCTTTTCGCCGATCTCCAACCCGTCATCTTCGCGCAGGATGGGCCCGGGAACCGTGATCAAGGTATAGCCGTCAGGCTTGGCCCTGGCCACCGACGCAAGGGCGATCGCTCCCGCGGCGCCGGCTTTGTTCTCGACGACGACGTTTTGCTTCAGCGTGGCGCTGACCTGTTGGGCGACCGCGCGAGTAATGACATCGACCGATCCGCCGGCGCTGAAACCGACGACCCAGGTGATGGGCTTTTCGTCAGGCCACGCCGGCTCGGCTCGCGCCGCGGCCGCTGCCGTGACCATGGCCACCGCGAGGCAGCCATTGGCCAGCATTCTGGAAAGCTTCGACACTGTCGCCTTCGCGTTTTTCGGAAAATGGTGTTGGCGCATGGCTCAGTCCTCCTGCCCGGGCGGCGTGTTCGGAAAGGCCTTCACGCTGTCATTGAATGCCTTGACGAGTTTCAAAATTGGTCCCATGACCCAGGTGTTGAAAACAAGCACATCGGTTTCTTCCTTGGGATCCCGGGTGATGTTGAACAGGTAAGGCGACTCCAGTTTGCCTTTGCCTTCGTTCACCTCGGGCTCCCAATAGAAATGGAGTTTCCAGTCCCGCCATTTGACGGCACGCAGTTCCTGCTTGATGTAGAACGGGAAGCCCTCGCGGGCCGATCTGGGGTGGTCGTCGCCGCTCGTCAGGAAGGACAACTGATCGATACCGTCGATGGGGCGGTCAGCCGGGACCTCGGCGCCGGCCACCCGCGCCAGGGTGGTGAAGATGTCCGTCACGTGCATGATCTCGTTGCTGGTCCGGCCGGGCCTGATCCTGCCGGGCCAGCGCGCGATGAAGGGCACACGCAGGCTGCCTTCCATGGCGGTGTGATACGTTCCCCGCCATGGCCCCGCGGTACCGCGATAGGGGGCCCGGAACTCGGGGCCGTTATCGCTGCAGAAAATGAACAGCGTGTCTTCCGCGGCGCCCAGTTCGTCCAACGCATCGACAATCTGGCCGACGCGGTGATCCATTTCGATCATGGCATCGGCGAAGTCGCCGTTACCCGATTTGCCCGCGAAGTCGGGATGGGGAAGGGTGGGGAAATGCAGATGGATCAGAGGAAGGTAAAGGAAGAAAGGCTCGCGGCGGTCGTGTTTGTCCTTCATGAACGCGACGGCGCGCTCGACCAGATCGGCGTCGATGCCCCGGCGGGATTCCAGGTCGTAGACCTTGATCTTTTCCGATGGCTTTCCGGCCTTGCCGGCCATGATGTATGGGATGTCCGCCACCTCGGCATCGAACCCGACCGTGGAGGTGAACTGGCTTTCGTCGGTGGTGCGCGGTATGCCAAACCATTCATCGAAGCCGCGGTCCGACGGATAGCGTCCAGGTATATCGCCAAGATGCCATTTGCCAAAGTGGGCGGTGGCGTAGCCCTGCTTCTTCAGCATTTCCGGCAGGGTGATTTCCCAGCGCGTCAGCCCTTGCGGAAGGCCGGGCGGCACGCTCTGCAGACTTCCTGTCCGGATGGGATGACGCCCCGTCATCAGCGCGGACCGGGTCGGCACGCAATCGCTTTCGACATTGAAGTTCTGCAACAGCAGGCCTTGCCGGGCCAATGCGTCGATGCGTGGCGTCGGCGCGCCGCGCAGGGCTCCGCCGCCATAGCATCCCAACTCGCCCCAGCCGAGGTTGTCGGCCACAATCAATACGATATTCGGCGGCGCCAAGATGATCCCCGTGGTTTTCTCTCTGAATACCCGGGAATATATGAGGACAGGAGAAATCCTTCATTCCCGCGCGTACCGGATTCGATTCCCGCCAGGAATGACTAGGGTAAATCCCACGAAGCGGCCGGGCTAGGCGGGCGCCTTGTAGGCAAGCAGCAGTTGGTCGCGCAGCGAAGCCATCAGGGCGGAGTAGTGGCCGCCGCGTCTGCTCAACAGCACCAGGCGGCGGGTCAACGGAAAGCCGGGCAGGGGGACGGTCATGACCATGGCGGCCCAGGATCTGAGGTTTAGCAAAGGCGCCACTGCGAGCAGGTCGGTGGCGGCGACCATGCCCAAAGCGGTTTCCGAGACATACTCGGCCTCCAGGGCCACCGTGGGCTCGGCAAGGCCCGCTGCCTCGAACAATTGCGCGACGGCTTTCCGGGCGCCGCTATCCCGGCTCGGCATGACCCAGGCATAGGCCCCGGTGGCCGCGAGCGAAATGGGCGTGGCGCGGAAGATCGGATGGCCGGCGCGAGCCGCGACCACGACCGCATCCTGTCCCAGCGTTTCCTGTTCGCAACTGAATGTGGTTCCCAAAGGGCAGGGAACGACCGCCATATCCAGGTCGCCCGCTTCCACGGCTGCGTTGAGCGAGTCGGACTTTCCTATCGTCAGCTTGATGCGCAGGCCCGGGCG
Above is a genomic segment from Bordetella genomosp. 11 containing:
- a CDS encoding LysR family transcriptional regulator — its product is MNIRQLVSFARVAQLGSFAAAAKALHATQSTISTRIRELETTWGVELFDRSHHGLQLTAKGEEILPWAKQIIALSERISFHLGEPEAIAGLLRMGVAGRIAHTWLPRLIAAIRARYPRVRFEIRLGLTAPLLQMVRSGELDIAFAGAPITDPTLESVSLGHDEFVWMASPELELPVESTLTPADLAQYPIVGLSQASPHYPAIAQWFGAAGVEYNPLISCSDMGVAAKLIAAGLGVGLLHRASHRNEVLAGLLTVLDTSPAFPRLEFVAVHQRGNTSPLVTAVALLAAEASDFPREAMPPA
- a CDS encoding dioxygenase family protein, whose amino-acid sequence is MQHSDPLHLTRTVLERVANTPDPRFRLLMTTLVTKLHEFIREVDLTPEEWMAAIEFLTATGQTCTDKRQEFILLSDTLGASMQVVMLAQARASASVPEGVAATPATEATVQGPYYWEGAPERELGSNIAEGVRGEPAYYHGRVTDTAGRPLAGVLLDIWSGDGEGVYDMQVAGQNEMLARARLRTDAQGRYAFWSIRPSYYPIPMDGPVGRMVQGFGQHPNRPGHIHFKVSAPGHVDITTHIFVANSPYIESDVVFGVRDSLIVEFQPHAPGRAPDGREMKAPFWTAEYDFRLAPARA
- a CDS encoding arylsulfatase, with protein sequence MAPPNIVLIVADNLGWGELGCYGGGALRGAPTPRIDALARQGLLLQNFNVESDCVPTRSALMTGRHPIRTGSLQSVPPGLPQGLTRWEITLPEMLKKQGYATAHFGKWHLGDIPGRYPSDRGFDEWFGIPRTTDESQFTSTVGFDAEVADIPYIMAGKAGKPSEKIKVYDLESRRGIDADLVERAVAFMKDKHDRREPFFLYLPLIHLHFPTLPHPDFAGKSGNGDFADAMIEMDHRVGQIVDALDELGAAEDTLFIFCSDNGPEFRAPYRGTAGPWRGTYHTAMEGSLRVPFIARWPGRIRPGRTSNEIMHVTDIFTTLARVAGAEVPADRPIDGIDQLSFLTSGDDHPRSAREGFPFYIKQELRAVKWRDWKLHFYWEPEVNEGKGKLESPYLFNITRDPKEETDVLVFNTWVMGPILKLVKAFNDSVKAFPNTPPGQED
- a CDS encoding sulfatase family protein, with amino-acid sequence MTPSRRPNFIFILADDLGYADLGCTGALDERNRPADISPNLDRLAAGGVRFTRGYSNSAVCSPTRFALITGRWQYRLRGGSEEPLPTVMRDDKVLGLAPEHPTLPSLLRTAGYDTALIGKWHLGPPPHFGPTKSGYDYFFGFHAGGSDYFAHCDPRGRPDLWENDQAIERQGYLTDLLSQRACDYIAAADDSRPFLISLHYSAPHWPWLTREDAEESRRIAGIGKHLDGGSIRTYQRMIHHMDEGVGWIISALEKKGILEDTFIVFTSDNGGERFSNNWPFVGQKMDLLEGGIRVPVLASWPNGLPGGVLSSLPHMTMDWTATFLDAAGVEAAPGYPMDGISLLPLLRGGTSVERDLCWRMKHRDQRALIRGNWKYLQVEGIPYLFDLSKDERERANLRDREPGKLAELMEAWRVWDASLPPIPEDAQAHLVFDKRQLPQATF
- the oxlT gene encoding oxalate/formate MFS antiporter, which codes for MSAPNPSTSSLDALTLKRTESTPWVQLALGMIAMLAISSPQYVWALFVQPMQASLGVSLSALQVTFALFSICQCGIGPLHGELAARVSSRTFVIMGGVLVGLSWVSSAYVTSLPMLYLTYGVLSGIGTGWVYVAVVELMVQWFPRRRGFAVGMVAGCYGLGAIVTTFPIAGSLRDSGLQDTLVMFGIVLAAIIVLAALGMKRLESPGRQYAGHGPVAPDTAATGYTPSQMLRTPLFWLMFAIMAMVATGGLMAISQLGALASHFGITNTTLVLGMAALPLALTLDRAANGLTRPFFGWVSDRIGREPTMLLAFLLEALSIFLLLKLGTHPVAFVVLSAVVFFGWGEIYSLFPSLQADVFGTRHAARNFGYLLIATAVGSVLGGPIAALLFEKTRSWDIVFHCIIALDVAAALLSILVLKPMRVRWMAAARRAGPPRT
- a CDS encoding Bug family tripartite tricarboxylate transporter substrate binding protein translates to MDISCAMRGIGTRLLAALSLILPLGWAGTAHAGAYPERPIKIIVPFTPGGTSDVLARTLAEQMTLDLGQPVVVENRPGAGSALGTGVVARSAPDGYTLLMGSSSALAVNPALQDDLPYDAARSFVPISLVAGIQNILLVNPSLPVKNVQELIAYGKTHKLFYGSAGTGSSPHMSAELFESMAGIEMTHVPFKGGPQAVSEVVAGRVDLIFDNMPTAATMVKSGQLRGLAVTGAHGSPMVPQIPTVASQGLPGYDVTVWYGLVAPAGTPQAIVDMLSKETAKILARDDIRKKLIGIGTEPQSMTPAAFGEFMTGERAKWAQVIQKAGIKTAAR
- a CDS encoding TauD/TfdA family dioxygenase; the protein is MEMQVERTRDLAEGEEVTILDTSAPGRPPIRDTPLDGPIVWERDTLAPDDGIIHIGDDGLAEIDAFVESLRRNPLPTLLLTPTDFDMPRCMAMMRRAREILQDGVGFVILDKVPVQRYSLEENRAIYWMLGQMVARPVAQSFDGKMIYDVKDQGRAYSTSVRGDTTSKDQNFHTDNNYNLCPPHYVALFCLHPAMAGGINSIVSFYSVYNEMLKRHPIELIERLYQPFLANRQREHYPGDPMVLSRPLFTYDGEWLNCKLSRHQTLSGYHLAGQELDPLGFEALDALESIMREERWNREFFFERGQIQIVDNRRCGHRRTGFVDYPEPERKRHLLRLWLRDEGRRSYHG
- a CDS encoding LysR family transcriptional regulator, whose product is MYLSPTDLDYFLAVVRHGHFGRAALEQGVTQPAITKALRRLENTVGVALFERGAHGARLTSEGHIFHEHARRVSLQHAELAKLAADLRANHSGLLRIGLTNPAGDSNTVRALAELIRNRPGLRIKLTIGKSDSLNAAVEAGDLDMAVVPCPLGTTFSCEQETLGQDAVVVAARAGHPIFRATPISLAATGAYAWVMPSRDSGARKAVAQLFEAAGLAEPTVALEAEYVSETALGMVAATDLLAVAPLLNLRSWAAMVMTVPLPGFPLTRRLVLLSRRGGHYSALMASLRDQLLLAYKAPA
- a CDS encoding Bug family tripartite tricarboxylate transporter substrate binding protein; amino-acid sequence: MSKLSRMLANGCLAVAMVTAAAAARAEPAWPDEKPITWVVGFSAGGSVDVITRAVAQQVSATLKQNVVVENKAGAAGAIALASVARAKPDGYTLITVPGPILREDDGLEIGEKLVGVATLAEGAVVMVGAANGPADFKQLRAAIEKTPNAFTYASSGVGTGQHIAGAMFNLALQAQMVHVPYKGGSQALANVMGGQVTLGFLGVSTVLPQVLDGKLIAYAVTSPNRVASLPDVPTFEEAGIAGFNLTQWYVAAMPAGTPEAVIQKFRRAVDDALRTPQILTLLKASGLDAPGKEAQDPTAFARASIEQSRMIAKKANITLQ